DNA sequence from the Maridesulfovibrio frigidus DSM 17176 genome:
TGGTCTCTTTTTGTCGTGATCAGTTTAAAGTACGTCACCTTCGTAATGGCTGCGGATAATAAAGGTGAGGGCGGAATTTTCGCTCTCTACGAACTGATTAGTAAAAAGGGCAGTAAACAAAAAGTAACGTTTACACTTCTCCTTGCAATGATTGGCGGCGCATTGCTCTATGGCGATGGGGTAATTACTCCAGCCATATCGGTTCTGTCAGCAATCGAAGGACTTGATATTGCCACGCCAGTTGCTCACAAATACACGACCCATATTTCATGTGCCATTCTGGTAGCTCTATTTGCCTTTCAAAAATGCGGTACGGATAAAATAGGGCGACTATTCGGCCCTGTCATGGTCGTTTGGTTTATCGTAATAGGTACATTCGGTGCTCTATCATTTGTAAATAATCCCGTTGTACTTGAGGCATTCAGCCCATGGCATGCTGTTAGGTTTTTCGCTGAAAACGGTTTTGCTGGAACGTTAGTTCTGGGAGCTGTTGTTCTCTGTGTCACCGGAGGTGAAGCTTTATTTGCGGATATGGGACATTTCGGTAGAAAGCCTATAACTTTGGCGTGGTATTGCTTAGCCCTGCCTAGCTTGTTGCTAAATTACCTAGGTCAGGGCGCATTGCTAATAAATGACCCGAAGCTGGTAGTTAATCCCTTTTTCAGCCTGTTTCCAAAATCTATTCTATTGCCGATGGTAGGGCTCGCAACTTTGGCGGCTATCATTGCCTCACAGGCGATAATATCAGGTGCTTTTTCGTTGACTGCTCAGGCCGTTCATCTCGGTTTTATCCCGCGTATTAGAATATTTCAAACTTCTGAGCTTAATCCCGGCCAAGTGTATGTAAGCTCCGTAAACTGGCTTATGGCCGCTCTTAGTATCCTACTTGTAATCTCATTCAAACAGTCTGAAGAATTAGCAGGCGCATACGGTATAGCCATCACCGGAACCATGGTTATTACAACCTACCTGTTCTGGTTCTACTTACGCGATATTCGCAAGTGGTCTTTCGTTTCTGCCGCGCTGCTTACAGGATTTTTCGGATGTTTTGATCTAGGATTCTTGATTGTG
Encoded proteins:
- a CDS encoding potassium transporter Kup — its product is MKKKSEISRQTFLSLGALGVVFGDIGTSPLYALKACFSGHHGIALNSGNVLGVLSLIIWSLFVVISLKYVTFVMAADNKGEGGIFALYELISKKGSKQKVTFTLLLAMIGGALLYGDGVITPAISVLSAIEGLDIATPVAHKYTTHISCAILVALFAFQKCGTDKIGRLFGPVMVVWFIVIGTFGALSFVNNPVVLEAFSPWHAVRFFAENGFAGTLVLGAVVLCVTGGEALFADMGHFGRKPITLAWYCLALPSLLLNYLGQGALLINDPKLVVNPFFSLFPKSILLPMVGLATLAAIIASQAIISGAFSLTAQAVHLGFIPRIRIFQTSELNPGQVYVSSVNWLMAALSILLVISFKQSEELAGAYGIAITGTMVITTYLFWFYLRDIRKWSFVSAALLTGFFGCFDLGFLIVNFTKIGGGGWVPILLAAIIAYVMYIWIWGRAEVFANVKERGLHVTDLEDLIEEYLLAKVPGEAIFLAASDFVPHAFVQHLRWNRVVHEKLVFVQVKTLSDPYVDSGKRISIKNLEKNISWLTVSYGFMEKPNVPVAIFQAYNQLGVTQDECQYYVGQVSIKLNRERSDYGLRRKVFIVLSSFSDNPVDYFKIPEEQVITISTGVKV